A DNA window from Altererythrobacter sp. B11 contains the following coding sequences:
- a CDS encoding heme exporter protein CcmB has protein sequence MSALWTILRRDLATLLPGGRRGGTLLPLLFFLSVAMLYPFAVGPDPRLLARTGGGVIWVAALLAAILPLERLLAGDLERGFFDQWTLRGISEEAIIAVRLLAHWLSFGPPLLVAAVPAAALLGLDGPTLRIVELGLLAGTPGLAAIGIMISSLTVGLRSGAALSGLLLIPLAVPLLVFGAGSLATGGEGGLALTGAISLLLVAIAPFAGGAAIRAAREG, from the coding sequence ATGAGCGCGCTCTGGACCATCCTCCGCCGCGATCTCGCCACCCTGCTGCCCGGTGGACGGCGCGGCGGCACGCTGCTGCCGCTGCTGTTCTTCCTCTCGGTCGCCATGCTCTATCCCTTCGCGGTGGGGCCGGACCCGCGCCTGCTCGCCCGCACCGGCGGGGGGGTGATTTGGGTCGCGGCGCTGCTCGCCGCGATCCTTCCGCTCGAACGGCTTCTGGCGGGGGATCTGGAGCGCGGCTTCTTCGATCAGTGGACGCTGCGGGGCATTTCGGAAGAAGCAATAATTGCAGTGCGCTTGCTAGCCCATTGGTTGAGCTTTGGCCCCCCGTTGCTTGTGGCCGCTGTTCCGGCCGCCGCACTGCTGGGTTTGGACGGCCCGACACTGCGCATCGTGGAGCTGGGCCTGCTCGCGGGTACGCCGGGCCTCGCCGCGATCGGCATCATGATTTCCTCGCTTACCGTCGGCTTGCGCTCGGGCGCGGCGCTGTCCGGCCTGCTGCTGATCCCGCTGGCGGTGCCGCTGCTGGTGTTCGGCGCAGGCAGCCTCGCCACCGGAGGCGAAGGGGGGCTGGCGCTGACCGGGGCGATCAGCCTGCTGCTGGTCGCCATTGCGCCCTTCGCCGGCGGAGCCGCGATCCGCGCCGCCCGCGAAGGCTGA
- the map gene encoding type I methionyl aminopeptidase has product MTEYQTVTGNETVYRDGTIKLHGPEGFEGMRKAGRLAAEILDAMVPLVKPGVSTEELDRVVREMTLDGGAVPATLGYRGYTHSCCISINHVVCHGIPSVKTIKEGDIVNIDVTPLLDGWHGDSSRMYIAGEASLKAKRLVDVTYECLMIGIEEVRPGARLGDIGAAIQDHAEAHRYGVVRDFCGHGLGRLFHDAPEVIHAGRAGTGPELRPGMFMTIEPMINLGKPAVKLLNDGWTAVTRDKSLSAQFEHSIGITETGYEIFTLSPEGLHKPPYA; this is encoded by the coding sequence ATGACCGAATATCAGACCGTAACGGGGAACGAGACCGTCTATCGCGACGGCACGATCAAGCTGCATGGGCCGGAAGGCTTCGAAGGGATGCGCAAGGCCGGGCGACTGGCGGCCGAGATCCTCGATGCCATGGTGCCGCTGGTGAAGCCGGGCGTCTCCACTGAAGAGCTGGACCGCGTTGTGCGGGAAATGACGCTGGATGGCGGTGCCGTGCCCGCCACGCTGGGCTATCGCGGCTATACGCATAGCTGCTGCATCTCGATCAACCATGTGGTCTGCCACGGCATTCCCTCCGTGAAGACGATCAAGGAAGGCGACATCGTCAATATCGACGTGACGCCGCTGCTCGACGGCTGGCATGGCGACAGCAGCCGCATGTATATCGCCGGCGAAGCCTCGCTGAAGGCCAAGCGGCTGGTGGACGTCACCTACGAATGCCTGATGATCGGCATAGAGGAGGTGCGGCCGGGCGCACGGCTGGGCGATATCGGCGCGGCGATCCAGGACCATGCCGAAGCGCACCGCTATGGCGTGGTGCGCGATTTCTGTGGCCATGGCCTCGGCCGCCTGTTCCACGATGCGCCGGAGGTGATCCATGCCGGGCGTGCCGGCACCGGGCCGGAACTGCGGCCGGGCATGTTCATGACGATCGAGCCGATGATCAACCTCGGCAAGCCGGCGGTGAAGCTGCTCAACGATGGCTGGACGGCGGTGACGCGCGACAAGTCGCTGAGCGCGCAGTTCGAACATTCGATCGGCATCACCGAAACCGGCTACGAGATCTTCACTCTCAGCCCGGAGGGCCTGCACAAGCCGCCCTACGCATAA
- the ccmA gene encoding heme ABC exporter ATP-binding protein CcmA, giving the protein MEACHLIASEIACRRGERLLFRGLSLDLGPGGALQLGGPNGTGKSSLIRILAGLLRPYAGTVERRGAIGLVDERPALDGDVSLAHALAFWQAIDGGNRAALGPLGLEPLLDVPVRYLSTGQRKRAALARLAGQNAPIWLLDEPLNGLDRDAVAICEALVADHCAAGGIAIVASHQPFALPGMAVLNVPDHAA; this is encoded by the coding sequence ATGGAAGCGTGCCACCTCATCGCGTCGGAGATCGCCTGCCGGCGCGGGGAGCGGCTGCTGTTCCGCGGGCTTTCGCTCGATCTCGGCCCCGGCGGGGCGCTGCAGCTCGGCGGGCCGAACGGCACGGGCAAGTCCAGCCTCATCCGCATCCTCGCCGGCCTGCTGCGGCCCTATGCCGGCACGGTGGAGCGGCGCGGCGCGATCGGGCTGGTCGATGAACGGCCGGCGCTCGATGGTGACGTCTCGCTCGCCCATGCCCTCGCCTTCTGGCAGGCGATCGACGGCGGGAACCGCGCGGCGCTCGGCCCGCTGGGGCTGGAGCCGCTGCTGGATGTGCCGGTGCGCTATCTCTCCACCGGGCAGCGCAAGCGCGCCGCCCTCGCCCGCCTCGCCGGCCAGAACGCGCCGATCTGGCTGCTCGACGAACCGCTCAACGGGCTGGACCGCGACGCGGTGGCGATCTGCGAAGCCTTGGTGGCCGATCACTGCGCCGCCGGGGGCATCGCAATCGTCGCCTCCCACCAGCCCTTCGCCCTGCCCGGCATGGCCGTGCTCAACGTGCCGGACCACGCTGCATGA